In Gemmatimonadota bacterium, a single genomic region encodes these proteins:
- the nuoF gene encoding NADH-quinone oxidoreductase subunit NuoF — MAYPYVSERETRVISRGFGDPMQRVLDIYVQRGGYGALRKALGLSPGEVIEEVKRSGLRGRGGAGFPTGLKWSFMPKESRREHYLLCNADESEPGTFKDRELMRWDPHQLIEGCLIAAHAIRSSHVYIYCRGEFFEANQILARALEDAYAGGFAGDDIMGSGRSIDVTVVQGAGAYICGEETGLMSSLEGKRGLPRVKPPFPAAVGAFGAPSTINNVETLAAVPHIVSNGGDWYRQWGTERSPGTKLFCVSGHVNRPGNYELPLGFPLQELIDDVCGGIPGGKALKAVIPGGSSVPLIDAADTRACALDYEGCLEVGTMLGCASVIVMDESADVVKQVRRMAEFYAHESCGQCTPCREGAAWTVRILRRIEAGRGTMEDIDTLMEITQGMVGTTICVLSDSVAAPVQSSIEKFRDEYLSLIRPEHRVGAA; from the coding sequence GTGGCGTATCCCTACGTCTCGGAGCGCGAGACCCGGGTCATCTCCCGCGGATTCGGCGACCCGATGCAGCGCGTTCTCGACATCTACGTCCAGCGGGGAGGTTACGGCGCCCTTCGCAAGGCCCTGGGGCTCTCGCCCGGCGAGGTGATCGAGGAAGTGAAGCGATCCGGACTCAGGGGACGGGGAGGCGCCGGATTCCCTACAGGCTTGAAGTGGTCCTTCATGCCCAAGGAGTCGAGGCGCGAGCACTATCTGCTCTGCAACGCCGACGAATCCGAGCCCGGCACCTTCAAGGACCGCGAGCTCATGCGCTGGGATCCGCACCAGCTCATCGAGGGATGCCTGATCGCCGCCCACGCCATCCGCTCCTCCCACGTTTACATCTACTGCCGGGGCGAGTTCTTCGAGGCCAACCAGATTCTGGCGCGGGCGCTGGAAGACGCCTACGCGGGCGGCTTCGCGGGCGACGACATCATGGGTTCGGGCCGTTCCATCGACGTGACGGTGGTTCAAGGCGCCGGAGCATACATCTGCGGCGAGGAGACCGGACTCATGAGTTCGCTGGAGGGCAAGCGTGGACTGCCCCGGGTGAAGCCTCCCTTCCCGGCCGCGGTCGGGGCCTTCGGCGCTCCCAGCACGATCAACAACGTCGAGACGCTGGCCGCCGTGCCGCACATAGTCTCCAACGGCGGTGACTGGTACCGGCAGTGGGGCACGGAAAGGAGTCCGGGCACGAAGCTCTTCTGCGTCAGCGGACACGTGAACAGGCCCGGCAACTACGAACTGCCGCTGGGTTTCCCGCTCCAGGAGCTCATAGACGACGTTTGCGGCGGGATTCCCGGCGGCAAGGCGCTCAAGGCGGTCATTCCCGGCGGCTCCTCCGTCCCGCTCATTGACGCCGCCGATACGCGCGCCTGCGCCTTGGACTACGAAGGCTGTCTCGAGGTGGGCACGATGCTAGGGTGCGCGTCGGTGATCGTCATGGACGAGAGCGCCGACGTGGTCAAGCAGGTGCGGCGCATGGCCGAATTCTACGCCCACGAGTCCTGCGGGCAGTGCACGCCCTGTCGGGAGGGTGCGGCGTGGACGGTGCGCATACTTCGCCGGATCGAAGCGGGGCGGGGAACCATGGAGGACATCGATACCCTCATGGAGATCACCCAGGGCATGGTGGGCACCACGATCTGCGTGCTCTCCGATTCGGTCGCCGCTCCGGTGCAGTCCTCCATAGAGAAGTTCAGAGACGAATACCTCTCCCTCATCCGCCCCGAACACCGGGTCGGAGCCGCCTGA
- a CDS encoding (2Fe-2S)-binding protein, whose protein sequence is MPPSLVNLTIDGRKVAVRKGTTILEAARQVGSHVPHYCYHPGLSSPAMCRLCLVEVEGASKPMPSCVTTVQEGQVVRVNSEEAVGHREGVLEFYLVNHPLDCPICDMSGECDLQDYVHYGGRERGRSQEPKRVFGRDDFGGDVLFYGDRCVMCTRCVRFMSEVEGDERLTVVERGDRAVIDTFFEEGLEGTNWHGNIVDICPVGALLSKDFLHKARAWDLEHSPSVCTSCSQGCNVELHVRDNLVQRIKPRENLAVNGWWMCDHGRHNYEWMNRGGRLQEPYARVRSSSTGNGSSANGSSGNGSSPNGAGRSSWSATLSRVRDALIAARGGAGTLAVASPFLSNEDLAALVRLVDALGGGRVVYRSRRAPDENVLKGFPQLARRRDLAPNTTGLGLMGAKRVGDDDGAGGLDRVAGHDGVVIVVGDALHDQMDDFAASASAFIYAGSHAPPSARSAHALLPVTTFAEQEGSFTNLDGRVQRFSPALIPPGSARPPWFVLGALAASMDGGEMARSTAEAFAALSASSPAFAGLDFEALLEGGAMAKTEPARGEGR, encoded by the coding sequence ATGCCGCCCTCCTTGGTCAACTTGACGATCGACGGCCGGAAGGTCGCTGTCCGGAAGGGCACGACCATTCTGGAAGCCGCCAGGCAGGTCGGCTCCCACGTTCCGCACTACTGCTATCACCCCGGCCTATCCTCGCCCGCCATGTGTCGGCTCTGCCTGGTGGAGGTCGAGGGAGCGTCCAAACCCATGCCGAGCTGCGTCACCACGGTCCAGGAAGGTCAGGTCGTGCGCGTGAATTCGGAGGAGGCCGTCGGCCACCGGGAGGGCGTGCTGGAGTTCTATCTGGTCAACCACCCGCTCGACTGCCCGATCTGCGACATGTCCGGCGAGTGCGACCTTCAGGACTACGTGCACTACGGAGGCAGGGAACGCGGGCGCTCGCAGGAGCCCAAGAGGGTGTTCGGCAGGGACGATTTCGGGGGCGACGTGCTCTTCTACGGAGACCGTTGCGTGATGTGCACCCGCTGCGTGCGCTTCATGAGCGAAGTGGAGGGAGACGAGCGCCTGACTGTCGTGGAGCGGGGCGACCGGGCGGTCATCGACACCTTCTTCGAGGAAGGGCTGGAGGGGACGAACTGGCACGGCAACATCGTCGACATCTGCCCGGTCGGCGCATTGCTCTCCAAGGACTTTCTGCACAAGGCCCGGGCCTGGGACCTGGAGCATTCTCCGTCGGTCTGCACGAGCTGTTCACAGGGCTGCAACGTCGAGCTGCACGTGCGCGACAACCTCGTCCAGCGAATAAAGCCCCGGGAAAACCTGGCCGTCAACGGCTGGTGGATGTGCGATCACGGGCGTCACAACTACGAGTGGATGAATCGGGGAGGGCGTCTTCAAGAGCCCTACGCGCGAGTGCGCTCCTCCTCGACCGGGAACGGATCCTCGGCAAACGGTTCCTCGGGCAACGGAAGCTCCCCGAACGGCGCAGGACGATCGAGCTGGAGCGCGACGCTCTCTCGGGTTCGCGATGCGCTGATCGCGGCACGGGGTGGCGCCGGGACGCTGGCCGTGGCCTCGCCCTTCCTCTCCAACGAAGACCTGGCGGCCCTCGTACGGCTCGTCGACGCGCTCGGCGGCGGCCGCGTCGTCTACCGTTCCAGACGCGCGCCGGACGAAAATGTGCTCAAAGGCTTCCCGCAGCTTGCCCGGCGGCGCGACCTCGCACCGAACACCACCGGCCTCGGCCTGATGGGAGCCAAGCGGGTGGGCGACGACGACGGCGCCGGCGGCCTGGACCGCGTAGCCGGCCACGACGGCGTCGTGATCGTCGTCGGAGACGCTCTCCACGACCAGATGGACGACTTCGCCGCCTCGGCCTCCGCCTTCATCTACGCCGGGAGTCACGCTCCCCCGTCGGCGCGTTCGGCTCACGCCCTCCTGCCCGTGACCACCTTCGCGGAACAGGAAGGCTCGTTCACCAACCTCGACGGCCGGGTGCAGCGTTTCTCGCCCGCGTTGATTCCGCCGGGATCGGCTCGGCCACCGTGGTTCGTGCTGGGCGCGCTGGCCGCCAGCATGGACGGCGGAGAGATGGCCCGTTCGACTGCGGAAGCTTTCGCCGCGCTCTCCGCTTCCTCGCCCGCCTTCGCCGGCCTCGACTTCGAGGCTCTGCTGGAGGGTGGAGCCATGGCGAAGACGGAGCCCGCCCGCGGAGAAGGTCGATGA
- the nuoH gene encoding NADH-quinone oxidoreductase subunit NuoH, which produces MNELVPISGGAATWASVLKVVGIFSIVMGVVGYSTLAERRIAAFIQDRLGPNRVGPSGILQPIADGIKSLLKEETLPGTASRTFFVLAPILVIFPSLVTFAVIPFAAPLPTSAGVVDMVIADLPIGILYVLAFSSLAVYGVVLGGWASNNKYAFLGGLRASAQMVSYEVALGLSLLAVLMLAGNVTLTEIVWQQQSLGMWFAFPLSLAFILFVISAIAETNRLPFDLPEAESELVTGYHTEYSAMKFSAFTISEFGHMVTSSALMATLFFGGWDLPGSWDNAFWVDGRLISGYAADGTPIAAEPAVWKSLVTGLGFGAKVAAFLLLYMWIRWTLPRFRYDQVMSLGWKVMLPTALAYVVVMALTILTLDTVGVAWGLSYGAVLTAVSGACLLACVFFLDRGRVIAGAAATRGPRVAGRGGVAGSPTRPVPASNSQGV; this is translated from the coding sequence ATGAACGAGCTCGTACCCATCTCGGGCGGCGCCGCCACCTGGGCGTCGGTCCTCAAGGTGGTGGGGATCTTCTCCATCGTGATGGGAGTCGTCGGCTACTCCACGCTCGCCGAACGCCGCATCGCCGCCTTCATCCAGGATCGCCTGGGCCCGAACCGGGTCGGCCCCTCCGGAATCCTCCAGCCGATCGCCGACGGGATCAAGAGCCTGCTCAAGGAGGAGACCCTTCCGGGAACCGCCTCCCGCACCTTCTTCGTGCTCGCGCCGATACTGGTGATCTTCCCGTCGCTGGTCACCTTCGCGGTGATCCCGTTCGCGGCGCCTCTGCCCACCTCGGCCGGCGTGGTCGACATGGTCATCGCCGACCTGCCCATCGGCATCCTCTACGTGCTCGCGTTCTCCTCGCTCGCGGTCTACGGCGTGGTTCTGGGAGGCTGGGCATCTAACAACAAGTACGCCTTCCTCGGAGGGCTGCGCGCCTCGGCGCAGATGGTGAGCTACGAGGTCGCCCTCGGCCTCTCGCTTCTTGCGGTGCTGATGCTCGCGGGCAACGTCACGCTCACCGAAATCGTCTGGCAGCAGCAGTCGCTGGGCATGTGGTTCGCGTTCCCGCTCTCGCTCGCCTTCATCCTCTTCGTGATCTCGGCCATCGCCGAGACCAACAGGCTCCCCTTCGACCTTCCCGAGGCGGAGTCCGAGCTGGTCACCGGTTACCACACCGAGTACTCGGCGATGAAGTTCAGCGCCTTCACGATTTCCGAATTCGGCCACATGGTCACGAGCTCCGCGCTCATGGCCACCCTCTTCTTCGGAGGCTGGGACCTGCCGGGTTCGTGGGACAACGCCTTCTGGGTCGACGGCCGGCTCATCTCGGGCTACGCCGCCGACGGAACGCCGATCGCCGCCGAACCCGCAGTGTGGAAGAGCCTGGTCACCGGTCTCGGTTTCGGCGCCAAGGTGGCGGCCTTCCTGCTCCTCTACATGTGGATCCGCTGGACGCTTCCCCGGTTCCGGTACGATCAGGTCATGTCTCTCGGCTGGAAGGTCATGCTCCCGACCGCGCTCGCCTATGTCGTCGTCATGGCTCTGACGATACTGACTCTCGACACCGTGGGCGTGGCCTGGGGGTTGAGCTACGGAGCGGTGCTGACCGCGGTCAGCGGAGCCTGTCTCCTGGCCTGCGTCTTCTTCCTCGACCGCGGCCGCGTCATCGCCGGAGCCGCCGCCACCCGAGGACCCCGAGTCGCGGGACGGGGAGGCGTCGCCGGCTCGCCGACCCGGCCCGTTCCCGCCTCCAATTCCCAAGGAGTGTAA
- a CDS encoding NADH-quinone oxidoreductase subunit I — translation MKRPEPEQTSYLRAAASGMALTLKHLVRPDKNVTQQYPEEPTELSPRWRGTHVMETHADGRPKCVACGLCPTVCPANCIRLVGGEDDQGNRYPVVYEIDEFRCIFCGMCQEVCPVEAIHVGQHFENAEYERDRFVYDLDRLMDQSHESTLLWDPADTRSE, via the coding sequence ATGAAGCGCCCGGAGCCCGAGCAGACTTCCTATCTGCGCGCGGCGGCGAGCGGGATGGCGCTCACCTTGAAACACCTCGTCCGCCCCGACAAGAACGTGACCCAGCAGTATCCGGAGGAGCCCACCGAGCTCTCTCCCCGCTGGCGCGGCACCCACGTGATGGAGACCCACGCCGACGGACGTCCCAAGTGCGTAGCCTGCGGACTCTGCCCGACCGTGTGTCCGGCCAACTGCATCCGGCTGGTGGGCGGGGAGGACGATCAGGGCAACCGCTATCCGGTCGTCTACGAGATCGACGAATTTCGCTGCATCTTCTGCGGCATGTGCCAGGAGGTGTGCCCGGTCGAAGCGATACATGTCGGTCAGCACTTCGAGAACGCGGAATACGAGCGCGACCGCTTCGTCTACGATCTCGACCGCCTCATGGACCAGTCCCACGAGTCCACGCTTCTCTGGGACCCGGCGGATACGAGGTCCGAGTGA
- a CDS encoding NADH-quinone oxidoreductase subunit J — MAVGGAIGVVISRSPVASLLYMVATLASIAAAFVLLEAHFLAAIQIIVYAGAIMVLFLFVIMLLNLGHDRARELKLGALSILCFLVTGGIAGILAFTLRDPASAETMPLAAGEAAFADSLAEHGAVGVIARPLYTDYVLAFEVTGILLLVAIVGALAIGKRSVR, encoded by the coding sequence ATGGCGGTGGGGGGTGCGATCGGCGTCGTGATCTCGCGTTCGCCGGTGGCGTCTCTCCTCTACATGGTGGCGACCCTGGCGAGCATCGCCGCCGCCTTCGTCCTGCTCGAGGCGCACTTTCTGGCGGCGATCCAGATCATCGTCTACGCGGGCGCCATCATGGTGCTCTTCCTCTTCGTGATCATGCTGCTCAACCTCGGCCACGATCGGGCGCGCGAACTCAAGCTTGGTGCGCTCTCGATTCTGTGCTTCCTGGTCACGGGTGGCATTGCGGGCATCCTCGCCTTCACCCTCAGGGATCCCGCCTCAGCGGAGACGATGCCGCTCGCCGCCGGTGAGGCCGCGTTCGCCGATTCGCTTGCCGAGCACGGCGCGGTCGGAGTGATAGCCCGCCCCCTCTACACCGATTACGTGCTCGCCTTCGAGGTGACGGGCATACTGCTTCTGGTCGCCATCGTGGGCGCCCTCGCGATCGGCAAGAGGAGCGTCCGGTGA
- the nuoK gene encoding NADH-quinone oxidoreductase subunit NuoK, which yields MITNYLLLSAALFLVGTFGVLARRNAIIMFLCIELQLNAVNLAFVAFSRMHGIDGQLFVFFVMTVAAAEAAVGLAIIISVFRHYKSVDVSKFRLLKW from the coding sequence GTGATCACGAACTACCTGCTCCTCTCCGCTGCTCTCTTCCTGGTAGGCACCTTCGGCGTGCTCGCGCGCAGGAACGCGATCATCATGTTCCTCTGCATCGAGCTGCAGCTGAACGCGGTCAACCTCGCCTTCGTGGCCTTCAGCCGCATGCACGGCATCGACGGACAGTTGTTCGTCTTCTTCGTGATGACGGTTGCGGCGGCGGAAGCGGCGGTGGGCCTCGCGATCATCATCTCCGTCTTCCGGCACTACAAGTCGGTCGACGTGAGCAAATTCCGACTCCTCAAGTGGTAG
- the nuoL gene encoding NADH-quinone oxidoreductase subunit L — translation MFAVGAPLASLSGSAPTAAVLGVAQEQAQADFTPFLPGLIVLLPLIGFLLNGALALVSGRRAADALRDGAPADHRSSALPGIIGSGVVLAAFAVTLANFLGMFDAHLGEAVTVSYWTWMVAGSFSVDAALQLDQLSTLMALVVTGVGFLIHVFSIGYMRADPGYARYFSYLNLFVAFMLVLVLGSSYALMFVGWEGVGLCSYLLIGFWFRDREKGDAGKKAFIVNRIGDFGFLVGMFLLFGVFGTLDYAEVFSAAPGALEYGGGVATAITLFLFLGAVGKSAQIPLHVWLPDAMAGPTPVSALIHAATMVTAGVYMIARSSALYSLAPASGAAVAVVGALTAIFAATIALKQYDIKKVLAYSTVSQLGYMFVAVGVGAYTAGVFHLVTHAFFKALLFLGAGAVIHSMHEAYHATHSHEDAQDMRNMGGLSKRLPVVWITMWVATLAIAGIWPFAGFFSKDEIIWKIAAFGGAERAPYPVLYTLIWVISLAAALLTAFYMTRMMVMTFSGANRTGKAEWGHLKEAPAVMWLPLVLLAALSIGGGWMNVPEEIRQSFLGLGPLTSEWLHHWLEPVTAVAHSVQDANLGELAHAAPFGGGELDWAVVSTLLALAVVLITFWSRSRREVTRAAEAPPLVGFGKVLNRKWYVDECYDAAVVRPLKAASRFCWKVIDAGVIDGIVNGVGHLARGAGVFVSFVQNGGVNRYALVVTIGVLVILAAQAL, via the coding sequence ATGTTCGCGGTGGGAGCGCCGCTGGCCTCGCTCTCCGGCTCCGCGCCGACGGCCGCGGTCCTCGGCGTCGCCCAGGAGCAGGCGCAAGCGGACTTCACGCCGTTTCTCCCCGGACTGATAGTCCTGCTCCCGTTGATAGGGTTTCTCCTGAACGGGGCGCTGGCTCTGGTGTCGGGGCGACGGGCCGCCGACGCGCTGCGCGACGGAGCCCCAGCCGATCACCGGAGTTCGGCTCTGCCGGGGATCATAGGCAGCGGGGTCGTGCTCGCCGCCTTCGCGGTAACCCTGGCCAACTTCCTCGGGATGTTCGACGCCCATCTCGGAGAGGCGGTCACGGTCTCCTACTGGACCTGGATGGTCGCGGGGAGCTTCAGCGTCGACGCCGCGCTGCAGCTCGACCAGCTCTCCACGCTCATGGCGCTCGTCGTGACCGGAGTGGGTTTCCTGATTCACGTCTTCAGCATCGGGTACATGCGGGCCGACCCGGGCTACGCCCGCTACTTCTCCTATCTCAACCTCTTCGTGGCGTTCATGCTCGTGCTCGTGCTGGGTTCGAGCTACGCGCTCATGTTCGTCGGCTGGGAAGGGGTCGGGCTCTGTTCCTACCTGCTCATCGGCTTCTGGTTCAGGGACCGCGAGAAGGGAGACGCCGGCAAGAAGGCGTTCATCGTGAACCGCATCGGCGACTTCGGATTTCTGGTCGGGATGTTCCTCCTCTTCGGGGTCTTCGGCACCCTCGACTACGCGGAGGTGTTCTCGGCCGCGCCCGGAGCTCTCGAGTACGGGGGCGGCGTCGCGACCGCCATCACCCTCTTCCTCTTCCTGGGAGCGGTGGGAAAGAGCGCCCAGATTCCGCTGCACGTCTGGCTGCCCGACGCGATGGCCGGTCCCACGCCGGTAAGCGCGCTCATTCACGCGGCCACTATGGTGACGGCCGGCGTCTACATGATCGCCCGCTCGTCGGCGCTCTACTCGCTGGCGCCGGCGTCGGGAGCCGCGGTCGCCGTCGTAGGAGCGCTGACGGCGATCTTCGCGGCCACCATCGCGCTCAAGCAGTACGACATCAAGAAGGTGCTGGCCTACTCCACCGTATCCCAGCTCGGCTACATGTTCGTCGCGGTCGGAGTGGGCGCGTACACCGCAGGTGTCTTCCATCTGGTCACCCACGCCTTCTTCAAGGCCCTCCTCTTTCTAGGAGCGGGCGCGGTGATCCACTCCATGCACGAGGCCTACCACGCCACGCATTCCCACGAGGACGCCCAGGACATGCGCAATATGGGCGGGCTCTCCAAGCGCCTGCCCGTCGTCTGGATCACGATGTGGGTCGCGACGCTGGCTATCGCCGGAATCTGGCCCTTCGCGGGCTTCTTCTCCAAGGACGAGATCATCTGGAAGATCGCCGCGTTCGGAGGTGCCGAGAGAGCGCCCTACCCGGTCCTCTACACGCTCATTTGGGTGATCTCGCTCGCTGCGGCTCTCCTCACCGCCTTCTACATGACCAGGATGATGGTCATGACCTTTTCGGGAGCCAACCGCACCGGCAAGGCCGAATGGGGACACCTGAAGGAGGCCCCCGCAGTCATGTGGCTGCCGCTGGTCCTGCTTGCGGCTCTCTCGATCGGCGGCGGCTGGATGAACGTGCCCGAAGAGATCCGCCAGAGCTTTCTGGGCCTCGGGCCGCTTACCAGCGAGTGGCTGCATCACTGGTTGGAGCCCGTGACCGCCGTCGCGCATTCGGTGCAGGACGCCAACCTCGGCGAGCTTGCGCACGCGGCTCCGTTCGGGGGAGGCGAGCTGGACTGGGCCGTCGTTTCCACCCTGCTCGCGCTTGCGGTCGTCCTTATCACCTTCTGGTCACGCTCCAGGAGAGAGGTGACAAGGGCGGCCGAAGCCCCTCCGCTCGTGGGCTTCGGGAAGGTTCTCAATCGCAAGTGGTACGTCGACGAGTGTTACGACGCTGCGGTCGTGCGACCGCTGAAGGCCGCGTCCCGTTTCTGCTGGAAGGTGATCGACGCCGGCGTCATCGACGGGATCGTAAACGGCGTGGGTCACCTGGCGCGCGGCGCGGGCGTCTTCGTCAGCTTCGTTCAAAACGGCGGCGTGAACCGATACGCCCTCGTGGTCACCATAGGCGTTCTGGTGATTCTGGCAGCTCAGGCGCTCTAG
- a CDS encoding NADH-quinone oxidoreductase subunit M encodes MTSFLDAVGYGDWILHALIWLPAAGAGLVLASGETHARKIAGWLAGLLFVLSLGLWWAFDPAGGMQMESSLAWIPAWGVSYSLGIDGISLFMVMLTTFSSLVAVVGSFNYIRDRQRGFYALMLMLQGAVVGVFTASDLLLFYIFFELTLVPMYFIVGVWGGERRVYAAIKFFLYTAFGSLLMLVAILYLGFTANEQLGVATFAYDDFLRLDLSLTEQLWLFSAFAIAFGVKVPVFPLHTWLPDAHVEAPTPGSVILAAVLLKVGTFGFVRFLLPLFPLAAQHGTVTTVMLALAVVGIVYTAWVAAVQPDAKKLVAYTSVAHMGFVVLGVFALTTTGIQGGMVVMISHGISTGALFLLLGMLYERRATRRIDAFGGLARVAPLLATAFVITALASIGLPGTSGFVGEFLALLGAFERHPWFAGIATLGVIFAAYYMLPMVQRIFFNELSEPANGRIPDLSRRELAILAPMCALMIWIGVQPGPMLERMEPSVRAVVERVESGTVGGPADGGPLAEVETVEESADSNVTDTSNPDF; translated from the coding sequence ATGACCTCGTTCCTAGACGCCGTCGGATACGGAGACTGGATCCTCCACGCCCTCATCTGGCTGCCCGCCGCAGGCGCCGGACTGGTGCTGGCCTCCGGCGAAACGCACGCCCGGAAGATCGCGGGATGGCTCGCAGGTCTCCTCTTCGTTCTCTCGCTAGGGCTCTGGTGGGCGTTCGACCCGGCGGGCGGAATGCAAATGGAGTCGAGCCTCGCATGGATACCGGCCTGGGGCGTAAGCTACTCCCTCGGGATCGACGGCATCTCGCTCTTCATGGTCATGCTGACCACGTTCAGTTCGCTGGTGGCCGTCGTCGGCTCCTTCAACTACATAAGGGATCGTCAGAGAGGATTCTACGCTCTGATGCTAATGCTTCAGGGAGCGGTGGTGGGGGTTTTCACAGCAAGCGACCTCCTCCTCTTCTACATCTTCTTCGAGCTGACCCTGGTGCCGATGTACTTCATCGTCGGCGTCTGGGGAGGCGAGCGCAGGGTCTACGCTGCCATCAAGTTCTTCCTCTACACGGCCTTCGGGTCGCTGCTGATGCTGGTGGCGATCCTGTATCTCGGATTCACGGCCAACGAGCAACTTGGAGTCGCCACCTTCGCCTACGACGACTTTCTCCGGCTCGACCTCTCGCTCACCGAACAGCTCTGGCTCTTCAGCGCGTTCGCGATCGCCTTCGGTGTCAAGGTCCCGGTCTTCCCCCTCCACACCTGGCTGCCAGACGCCCACGTCGAGGCTCCCACACCCGGTTCGGTCATCCTGGCCGCCGTCCTTCTGAAGGTGGGCACGTTCGGATTCGTGCGCTTTCTGCTGCCGCTCTTCCCGCTCGCCGCGCAGCACGGGACAGTGACGACGGTGATGCTCGCGCTCGCCGTGGTGGGCATCGTCTACACCGCCTGGGTGGCGGCCGTCCAGCCCGATGCCAAGAAGCTCGTCGCGTACACGTCGGTGGCTCACATGGGCTTCGTCGTGCTGGGTGTGTTCGCGCTCACGACCACGGGGATACAGGGCGGAATGGTGGTGATGATCTCGCACGGCATCTCCACGGGGGCGCTCTTCCTCCTGCTGGGCATGCTCTACGAGCGACGCGCCACCCGGAGGATCGACGCCTTCGGCGGACTTGCGCGGGTAGCTCCCCTGCTGGCGACCGCCTTCGTCATAACCGCGCTCGCTTCCATCGGGCTCCCTGGAACGAGCGGATTCGTGGGCGAGTTCCTGGCGCTTCTGGGCGCGTTCGAGCGACACCCGTGGTTCGCGGGAATCGCCACTCTCGGCGTGATCTTCGCGGCGTACTACATGCTGCCCATGGTCCAGCGCATTTTCTTCAACGAGCTCTCCGAGCCCGCGAACGGAAGGATTCCCGACCTGTCGAGACGAGAACTCGCTATCCTCGCCCCCATGTGCGCGCTCATGATCTGGATCGGCGTCCAGCCCGGTCCCATGCTCGAGCGCATGGAGCCTAGCGTCCGGGCCGTGGTCGAACGGGTGGAGAGTGGTACGGTCGGTGGACCGGCGGACGGCGGACCGCTTGCGGAGGTCGAGACGGTGGAAGAATCCGCCGATTCGAACGTCACGGACACCTCCAACCCGGACTTCTGA
- a CDS encoding NADH-quinone oxidoreductase subunit N, with product MIWAAAPEIVLSVTGILVLLRGARGTPSSKGDLSLGSSSAGWFCLFGILVAAAANGWLHGVHVTEAGGPLALDGLRLYSNWILLAAAAGTTLISFGYNYRMKLQPGEYHGLILFATVGMMLMVGAADLMLLFLGLEVMSIAVYAMAALDRRSRQSAEAGIKYFLLGAFSTGFFLYGIAFIYGATGSVEFEAVKQVLASGAADRDFLVIGVLLLVIGFGFKVAVVPFHMWTPDVYEGSPAPVTAWMSTAVKAAAFVAFLRVFFTVFDGPAEYEIWHPVLLWLAAITMVVANLIALAQENVKRMLAYSSIAHAGYLLAAIAAGNQAGADALLFYLLIYTVSNLGAFAIVIAVSHHSEERLDVNDYRGIGRASPLLALLLTVFLLSLAGFPGTGGFMGKIFILRSAADAGLWPLAVTLVLTTVISYWYYLRLAWKMWMNAGEEGAHAHLAAPLPMRLALFACLAVVLYTGIFAGELLDVVTDSAAVLEAGR from the coding sequence TTGATCTGGGCCGCGGCGCCCGAGATCGTTCTGAGCGTCACCGGGATCCTGGTTCTCCTGAGGGGCGCAAGGGGAACACCGTCCTCGAAAGGCGATCTCTCCCTGGGAAGCAGCTCCGCCGGCTGGTTCTGCCTCTTCGGAATTCTCGTCGCCGCCGCCGCCAACGGCTGGCTGCACGGCGTCCACGTCACCGAGGCCGGCGGCCCGCTGGCGCTGGACGGTCTGCGCCTCTATTCGAACTGGATACTGCTTGCCGCCGCCGCAGGCACCACGCTGATCTCGTTCGGCTACAACTACCGGATGAAGCTCCAGCCCGGCGAGTATCACGGCCTCATCCTCTTCGCCACGGTGGGCATGATGCTCATGGTGGGCGCCGCCGACCTCATGCTGCTCTTCCTCGGCCTCGAGGTCATGTCGATCGCCGTGTACGCCATGGCGGCGCTCGACCGGCGGTCGAGGCAGTCGGCCGAAGCGGGCATCAAGTACTTTCTCCTCGGTGCCTTTTCAACCGGATTCTTCCTCTACGGCATCGCCTTCATCTACGGCGCGACGGGAAGCGTCGAGTTCGAGGCGGTAAAGCAAGTCCTGGCATCCGGAGCAGCGGATCGCGACTTCCTGGTGATCGGCGTTCTCCTTCTCGTGATCGGCTTCGGCTTCAAGGTCGCCGTGGTGCCCTTCCACATGTGGACTCCAGACGTCTACGAAGGCTCACCGGCCCCGGTGACTGCCTGGATGTCCACGGCGGTCAAGGCGGCCGCCTTCGTGGCCTTCCTGCGGGTCTTCTTCACGGTCTTCGACGGCCCGGCCGAATACGAGATCTGGCATCCGGTGCTGCTGTGGCTGGCCGCCATAACGATGGTCGTCGCCAATCTGATCGCACTGGCGCAGGAAAACGTCAAGCGCATGCTGGCCTATTCGAGCATCGCCCACGCCGGCTATCTGCTGGCGGCGATCGCGGCGGGCAACCAGGCGGGCGCGGACGCGCTTCTCTTTTACCTGCTCATCTACACGGTGTCGAACCTCGGCGCGTTCGCGATAGTCATAGCCGTTTCCCACCACTCCGAAGAACGTCTCGACGTCAACGACTACCGCGGAATCGGACGCGCGAGTCCCTTGCTCGCCCTCCTGCTCACCGTCTTTCTGCTCTCGCTCGCCGGTTTCCCGGGCACCGGCGGTTTCATGGGCAAGATCTTCATACTCCGGAGCGCCGCCGACGCCGGTCTCTGGCCCCTCGCGGTGACCCTGGTGTTGACGACGGTGATCTCCTACTGGTACTATCTGCGCCTCGCCTGGAAGATGTGGATGAACGCCGGCGAAGAAGGGGCGCACGCGCACCTTGCCGCTCCGCTCCCCATGCGACTCGCTCTCTTCGCCTGCTTGGCGGTGGTCCTCTATACCGGGATCTTCGCGGGCGAACTCCTCGATGTGGTCACCGACAGCGCGGCCGTCCTGGAAGCAGGACGGTAG